A single Streptomyces sp. Edi2 DNA region contains:
- a CDS encoding carbohydrate ABC transporter permease: MKRTASATARRLWLNATALVLALGFAFPVYWMFSTAFKPTRDIITEDPVWFPFHGTAEHFATAVNAPDFWALARNSVVVTVLAVGLSLVIALCGAFALTRMRFRGRRGILLTFMIAQMAPWEVMVISIYMIVRDADLLNSLLPLTCFYLLMVLPFTLLTLRGYVAAVPKELEESAMVDGCSRRQAFGKVVFPLLAPGLMATSLFGFITAWNEFPLVLVLNKEPAMGTLPLWLSRFQSQFGDDWGATMAAASIFAVPILVLFLFLQRKAVGGLTSGAVKG; this comes from the coding sequence GTGAAGCGCACCGCTTCCGCGACGGCCCGCCGCCTCTGGCTCAATGCCACGGCGCTCGTGCTCGCCCTCGGCTTCGCCTTCCCCGTCTACTGGATGTTCAGCACGGCCTTCAAACCGACCCGGGACATCATCACCGAAGACCCCGTGTGGTTCCCCTTCCACGGCACCGCCGAGCACTTCGCGACGGCGGTGAACGCCCCCGACTTCTGGGCGCTGGCCCGGAACTCGGTCGTGGTGACCGTGCTCGCCGTCGGCCTGTCACTGGTGATCGCGCTCTGCGGGGCGTTCGCCCTGACCCGGATGCGCTTCCGGGGCCGCCGGGGCATCCTGCTGACCTTTATGATCGCCCAGATGGCGCCCTGGGAGGTCATGGTGATCTCCATCTACATGATCGTCCGGGATGCGGACCTGCTCAACAGCCTGCTGCCGCTCACCTGCTTCTACCTGCTGATGGTGCTGCCCTTCACCCTGCTGACGCTCCGCGGCTATGTCGCCGCGGTGCCCAAAGAGCTGGAGGAGTCCGCGATGGTCGACGGCTGCTCGCGCCGGCAGGCGTTCGGCAAGGTGGTCTTCCCGCTGCTGGCACCCGGCCTGATGGCGACCTCGCTCTTCGGCTTCATCACCGCATGGAACGAATTCCCGCTCGTGCTGGTCCTCAACAAGGAACCGGCCATGGGCACCCTGCCGCTGTGGCTCTCGCGGTTCCAGAGCCAGTTCGGGGACGACTGGGGTGCCACCATGGCCGCGGCCTCGATCTTCGCCGTGCCGATCCTGGTCCTCTTC